TATCAATCTCCAGCATTATAAGTCCCAGGTTTGGTTCCTGCTTGGTTATGGCGGTTAGTACAAGGTCCTTGCTTAGGGGTACCATGAGTAATGAGTTTTTGCTGTACTGCATTATTGTGATTATGGGTTCCCCAATGGTTAACTCCGCGCCCAACCTCTCCACCGTGTTCTTGGCTATGGCTATCATGGCACCCACAAGCTTAATATTGAACTCACCAGTCATCCTTGACGCAATGGGTAGACCGTCACGCCTAACAATTACGGAGCCAATAACATCTGGGTATACCCTGGCCATGAACTCATCCAGTATGTTTAGTATTTCCTTCTCAACACTCGACATTGGGATTCTAATGACTTTCTGTTTTAAAAATCTTTCTATTCCAATAAACCAATTAAAACATTAATAAATGAACGATAACGCACTTGGGGGAGAAAACCTGAGGAAAGGCTTTAAATTAAGGGAATACCTTAGCACTGCGTGGTTATTAAGATTAGGGAGCCCAGGGGGACCCTTGCCGAGGACATTGCACTACATGTGAGAGCGTTAATCACGGGCTTTAAGGAGGCCATTGAACCCAATAGAATGACCATTCAATACCCATACGAGACCAGGTGGATCCCCGAGAGGTTCAGGGGGTGGAT
This is a stretch of genomic DNA from Vulcanisaeta thermophila. It encodes these proteins:
- a CDS encoding roadblock/LC7 domain-containing protein; protein product: MSSVEKEILNILDEFMARVYPDVIGSVIVRRDGLPIASRMTGEFNIKLVGAMIAIAKNTVERLGAELTIGEPIITIMQYSKNSLLMVPLSKDLVLTAITKQEPNLGLIMLEIDRIRGRLVKVLSE